Proteins encoded by one window of Clostridium bornimense:
- a CDS encoding restriction endonuclease PLD domain-containing protein, producing MFTNNIAKRILFAPPLQGADTLLILSGYATPNMASWLIKSFQEQNMHPLNISLLIGMVPYDGLSVPIHEGFMELHGKTYPKAVDSFSCSYVCENPPVHANLYIWLKEESPVQAYTGSADFVQNAFIQSRKEIVVCCDPKEAYKFYEEVEANSIYCNHAEVEDHIVLRPTHQILDAENKPLTTLAGEDITSTTLSLLTNKAEVGEKSGLNWGQRKGRNKNEAYIHLPAKIARSGFFPLNKQHFTVITDDGHTLLLRVEQQNDKAITTPLSNAQLGEYFRNRLGLGNGAFVTKQDLLNYGRTDVTFYKIDDEQYFMDFHV from the coding sequence ATGTTCACCAACAACATAGCAAAAAGGATTTTATTTGCCCCTCCACTCCAAGGAGCGGACACTTTATTAATATTAAGCGGATATGCTACCCCTAATATGGCATCATGGCTTATTAAGAGTTTTCAAGAACAAAATATGCACCCTCTAAATATTTCATTGCTTATTGGAATGGTTCCTTACGATGGATTAAGCGTTCCTATACATGAGGGCTTTATGGAACTCCATGGCAAAACATATCCAAAAGCAGTGGATAGCTTTTCATGTAGTTATGTTTGCGAAAACCCTCCAGTTCACGCAAATTTATACATTTGGCTAAAGGAAGAATCACCAGTACAGGCATATACAGGTTCAGCTGATTTTGTGCAGAATGCATTTATCCAATCCAGAAAAGAAATAGTTGTATGCTGTGATCCTAAAGAAGCTTATAAGTTTTATGAAGAAGTTGAAGCAAACTCAATTTATTGTAACCATGCAGAGGTCGAAGACCATATCGTTCTCCGTCCAACACATCAAATTCTTGATGCTGAAAACAAGCCTCTAACCACTTTGGCTGGCGAGGATATTACTTCTACGACTCTATCGCTTCTCACAAATAAGGCTGAAGTTGGAGAAAAATCCGGATTAAATTGGGGACAACGAAAGGGCAGAAACAAAAACGAAGCTTATATACATCTTCCTGCAAAAATTGCAAGAAGCGGTTTCTTCCCGTTAAATAAACAACACTTTACTGTTATTACAGACGACGGTCATACTCTTCTCCTAAGAGTTGAGCAACAAAACGACAAAGCAATTACAACACCTCTTAGCAACGCTCAACTCGGAGAATACTTCCGAAACCGTTTAGGTCTTGGAAATGGTGCGTTCGTAACAAAACAAGATTTACTAAACTATGGAAGAACAGATGTTACCTTTTACAAAATCGACGATGAGCAGTACTTTATGGATTTCCATGTATAA
- a CDS encoding DUF2800 domain-containing protein — protein MSDHAVLSASGSHRWLNCLPSARLELEFENSESNVAAEGTAAHALCEHKLKKALHMRSKRPVSVYNTDEMEEHSDAYVEFVMEQLELAKQSCTDPLILIEQRLDFSCYVPQGFGTGDCIIIGDKKLHIIDFKYGMGVLVDAVDNPQMKLYALGALEIYDSLYDIEEVSMTIFQPRRENVSTWTIPVKELKDWAENELKPKAKKAYEGEGDYLPGEWCTFCRAAVKCRARAEEKLKLAQMEFKLPPLLTDSEIEEVLSKLSDLTKWANEIIAYATDAAVNHGKEWSGFKVVQGRSVRKYKDEEAVAEAAKANGYKDIYRHSLITLTEMQKLMGKTKFEEILGGLIHKPPGKPTLVPFSDKRPAMNISNVKNEFNEITEELEYE, from the coding sequence ATGAGTGATCACGCAGTACTTTCCGCATCAGGGTCCCATAGGTGGCTTAATTGCCTTCCATCTGCAAGATTGGAACTGGAGTTTGAAAATAGCGAATCCAATGTAGCTGCTGAAGGCACCGCCGCCCATGCCCTCTGTGAACATAAACTTAAAAAAGCACTTCACATGAGGAGTAAGCGTCCGGTCTCGGTTTATAACACCGATGAGATGGAAGAACACAGCGATGCCTATGTGGAATTTGTAATGGAGCAGCTTGAACTGGCGAAACAAAGCTGTACGGACCCGTTAATACTTATTGAGCAACGTCTTGACTTTTCCTGTTATGTACCACAGGGGTTCGGAACTGGTGACTGCATTATTATTGGAGATAAAAAGCTTCATATTATCGATTTTAAGTATGGCATGGGTGTGTTGGTAGATGCGGTGGATAATCCGCAGATGAAATTGTATGCCCTTGGTGCTTTGGAAATCTACGATAGCTTGTATGACATCGAGGAGGTTTCTATGACCATCTTCCAACCACGCAGGGAGAATGTCAGCACATGGACAATCCCGGTAAAGGAATTAAAAGACTGGGCAGAAAATGAACTGAAACCAAAGGCTAAAAAAGCTTATGAAGGCGAAGGTGACTACCTCCCAGGTGAATGGTGTACTTTCTGTCGAGCGGCTGTCAAATGCCGTGCAAGAGCAGAAGAAAAGCTGAAATTAGCACAGATGGAATTTAAACTGCCACCCCTGCTTACGGACTCTGAAATTGAGGAAGTTCTTTCTAAATTGTCCGACCTTACAAAGTGGGCAAATGAAATCATTGCTTATGCCACGGATGCTGCTGTTAATCACGGTAAAGAGTGGAGTGGTTTTAAGGTGGTCCAGGGCAGATCCGTCCGCAAATATAAGGACGAAGAAGCTGTGGCTGAAGCAGCCAAGGCAAACGGCTATAAGGATATCTACCGCCATAGTCTTATTACCCTTACGGAAATGCAGAAGCTGATGGGTAAAACGAAATTTGAGGAAATACTTGGTGGTCTCATACATAAACCACCGGGCAAGCCCACGCTGGTTCCATTTTCGGATAAGCGGCCAGCTATGAATATATCAAACGTAAAAAACGAATTTAACGAAATAACGGAGGAATTGGAATATGAATAA
- a CDS encoding DNA cytosine methyltransferase: MIFRLGELFCGPGGIAWGAMNASIEDPNFAIVHQWANDYDADTCETYRLNICPDTPNTVYHADIRKFDMSKLAPIDALAFGFPCNDYSVVGEQKGMDGVFGPLYSYGVKALKLFKPKWFLAENVGGLRNANDGKAFTKILKELREAGYTITPHLYKFEEYGVPQARHRLIIVGIRDDIDVEFKVPSTAPYVGIDNTCKNAIENPPIPEDAYNNELTRQSETVVRRLQHILPGQNAFTADLPEDLRLNIRGAKISQIYKRLDPTKPSYTVTGSGGGGTHIYHWEEPRALTNRERARLQTFPDAYRFVGSKESVRKQIGMAVPCQGAKIIFEAILKCFAGIEYESVEPSIKE; this comes from the coding sequence ATGATATTTAGATTAGGTGAATTATTTTGCGGCCCAGGTGGGATCGCTTGGGGTGCAATGAATGCTAGTATTGAAGATCCAAACTTTGCGATTGTACATCAGTGGGCAAATGACTATGACGCAGATACCTGTGAAACATATAGATTAAATATCTGTCCTGATACTCCTAATACTGTTTACCATGCGGATATTCGCAAATTCGATATGTCTAAACTAGCCCCGATTGATGCACTGGCATTTGGTTTCCCATGCAATGACTATAGTGTTGTTGGTGAGCAAAAAGGTATGGACGGGGTATTCGGTCCCTTGTATTCGTATGGTGTCAAAGCTCTAAAACTGTTTAAACCCAAGTGGTTTTTAGCAGAAAATGTTGGAGGACTTAGAAATGCAAATGATGGGAAAGCCTTCACTAAGATTCTCAAGGAACTGAGGGAAGCTGGCTATACAATTACACCTCATCTCTACAAGTTTGAGGAATACGGAGTCCCTCAAGCGAGGCACCGTTTGATTATCGTTGGCATACGGGATGACATCGATGTTGAATTTAAAGTCCCATCGACAGCACCCTATGTCGGAATCGATAATACTTGCAAAAATGCAATAGAAAATCCCCCTATTCCAGAGGATGCATATAATAATGAATTGACAAGACAATCCGAAACTGTTGTTAGAAGGTTGCAGCATATTCTACCTGGACAAAATGCATTTACGGCAGACCTTCCAGAAGATTTGCGACTTAATATTAGAGGAGCAAAAATAAGTCAAATATATAAGAGGCTCGATCCAACTAAGCCTTCCTATACGGTTACGGGAAGCGGTGGTGGAGGAACACATATCTACCATTGGGAAGAACCACGAGCATTGACTAACAGAGAGCGGGCAAGATTACAGACTTTCCCTGATGCTTATAGATTCGTAGGAAGTAAAGAGAGTGTACGCAAACAAATAGGAATGGCAGTACCTTGTCAGGGTGCAAAAATCATTTTTGAGGCAATATTGAAGTGTTTTGCTGGAATTGAATATGAGAGCGTAGAGCCAAGTATTAAAGAATGA
- a CDS encoding helix-turn-helix domain-containing protein: MAGNRSFKDYVDGRFYNEIFSAIQTYATDNCEDLDLRLYRVQNIGGIELSDIEVKFVSVNDLPDMKIEFDVAVEAEFEVRESNHRYDESENCRQWFMLECSGDLDCNLDDFSISSITEYTSKNKQPKPMSDSLVPIIHKEQLESVVTDFLRRHYPEALKTPMAVEPQVLAEKMGLTVEMREITKDFSVFGQIYFHDCDAEFYDEDSDEMVQTRVNARTIIVDPKAYFLRNLGSVNNTIVHECVHWDQHRKAFELERLYNSSVTRIKCQVVGGIKDNTRDATDWMEWQANALAPKIQMPLAMFKTQAFKFIKQFRTELGTSELIDVMEPVIDALATFFSVSRTAAKIRMIDAGYEEAIGTFTFIDGRYVKPHRFKKGALERNQTFSIGAEDAAIQSITNPEMAALVRDGSYIYVDSHFVLNHPKYITQDIFGQTVLTDYARTHMEECCLVFELSVKSGCRERYYTECFLNRDKTSNIDFDIKYCNGFEYAAPEKKAQLLAETIAEEMRIYNELPNSYTSSLKIVRKWKKVTYNELADEIMVNERTIRRIVNGEEPGSINSIVLICLGLHLPPKISNHIISNSPFSLNFNNNSHIWYDFALTHLYPKSMDEIRKFLQEHGAEPL; the protein is encoded by the coding sequence TTGGCGGGTAATCGTTCTTTTAAAGATTACGTGGATGGTAGATTCTATAATGAGATATTTTCTGCCATACAAACCTATGCAACGGATAATTGTGAAGATTTAGACTTACGGTTATACAGAGTTCAAAACATTGGCGGCATTGAGTTATCAGATATAGAAGTAAAGTTCGTATCTGTTAATGACTTACCGGACATGAAAATAGAATTTGATGTTGCTGTTGAAGCGGAATTCGAAGTCCGTGAATCAAATCATCGTTATGATGAATCAGAAAATTGCCGGCAATGGTTTATGCTAGAATGCTCAGGTGATTTGGATTGCAATTTGGACGATTTTTCAATCTCTAGTATAACTGAGTATACTAGCAAAAATAAGCAGCCGAAACCTATGTCAGACTCCCTTGTCCCTATCATTCATAAGGAACAACTAGAATCTGTTGTTACAGACTTCCTTAGAAGACATTACCCTGAAGCATTAAAAACCCCGATGGCAGTTGAGCCACAGGTGTTGGCAGAAAAAATGGGCCTTACAGTAGAAATGCGAGAGATTACAAAGGATTTCTCTGTTTTTGGACAGATATACTTTCACGACTGTGATGCAGAATTTTATGATGAAGATAGCGATGAAATGGTACAGACCCGTGTGAATGCTCGTACAATAATCGTGGACCCTAAAGCTTACTTCCTTCGTAATCTGGGGTCAGTCAATAATACTATTGTGCATGAGTGTGTTCATTGGGATCAACATAGAAAAGCATTTGAATTGGAGCGGTTATATAACAGCAGTGTCACACGAATAAAGTGTCAGGTAGTCGGGGGTATAAAAGACAATACCAGAGATGCAACTGACTGGATGGAATGGCAGGCGAATGCCCTTGCTCCAAAGATACAAATGCCACTAGCCATGTTTAAAACCCAAGCATTTAAGTTTATAAAGCAATTCCGTACAGAACTTGGAACATCAGAACTTATAGATGTAATGGAGCCAGTTATTGACGCATTAGCAACGTTCTTCAGCGTATCTCGGACAGCGGCTAAAATCCGAATGATTGATGCTGGATATGAGGAAGCAATCGGAACTTTTACTTTTATAGATGGTCGCTACGTCAAGCCACATAGATTTAAGAAGGGTGCGCTTGAAAGAAATCAGACCTTTTCTATAGGCGCAGAGGATGCTGCCATCCAAAGCATAACCAATCCAGAAATGGCCGCTTTAGTTAGGGACGGAAGTTATATATATGTAGATTCCCATTTTGTTTTAAACCATCCAAAATATATAACACAGGATATATTTGGACAGACCGTACTTACTGACTATGCTCGAACCCATATGGAAGAGTGCTGCTTGGTTTTCGAGTTATCAGTCAAATCCGGGTGTAGGGAAAGATACTATACTGAATGTTTTCTCAATCGTGATAAGACATCAAATATTGATTTTGATATAAAATATTGTAATGGTTTTGAGTATGCGGCTCCAGAAAAGAAGGCCCAATTACTAGCCGAAACAATAGCTGAAGAAATGCGAATCTATAATGAATTGCCAAATAGCTATACCAGCTCTCTTAAAATAGTTCGTAAGTGGAAAAAAGTAACTTATAACGAATTAGCAGACGAAATAATGGTCAATGAGCGTACCATAAGAAGAATAGTTAATGGTGAAGAACCAGGCTCTATTAATTCCATAGTTTTAATTTGCCTTGGACTCCATCTGCCACCTAAAATTAGCAACCATATAATTAGCAATTCTCCATTTTCGTTGAACTTCAATAACAATAGTCATATTTGGTATGATTTTGCATTGACTCACCTATATCCAAAATCGATGGATGAGATTAGAAAGTTTTTACAGGAACATGGCGCAGAGCCATTATAA
- a CDS encoding Z1 domain-containing protein, protein MQYLKKYLEKIKERGNEKLAESISKTAEDIGNQHIRNFSFISHEIGLLFGNVQSGKTGQMFGVMCKAADLGFPAFILLTTDNVVLQQQTLDRVRDDLDGFCICGENDSGLFIENSLVKPAIVVLKKNARVLRLWANVFNSTGFMKGNPLFIVDDEADAASLNTLINRNSQSSINRYLDSIKNGASSSLYLQVTGTPQAILLQTLASGWHPYFTYYFHPGDGYLGGDFFFPTSGKPECIDFLETIKRPTRSVVIRHLAVSAQILASKGKVSNCLLHPSVRQNVHQRFADDVAKELDWCMEHINTEFITELQTHYDSLEPNKSEKLSFEVIYKTTKDLLENKGIKILVMNGKTDVESPDYATGCNFIVGGNTLGRGVTFPGLQTIYYTRTSKKPQADTMWQHSRMFGYDRDSGMMKIFIDEQLYKLFADINATNNAIIAQVEQGIENIKIYYPIGLNPTRRNVIDNKRVNILSGGTNYYPFYPDNNTIDDITKLLEPFSDDDPYYQVNLRLIKKILSHIIASPDFKLDAFLSVIDTLLSEQPAGQGILIVRRGRDVAQGTGALLSPNDWKLGGTFHDKVVLTMYQVTGTKGWGGKALWVPNIKLPHDTMYYDVSEDDIEEA, encoded by the coding sequence ATGCAATATTTAAAAAAATACTTGGAAAAAATAAAAGAGCGAGGTAACGAAAAATTAGCTGAGTCCATTTCCAAAACAGCTGAAGATATTGGCAATCAACATATTCGCAATTTTTCATTTATAAGTCATGAGATTGGCTTGTTGTTTGGTAATGTGCAATCTGGAAAAACTGGTCAAATGTTTGGCGTTATGTGCAAAGCTGCAGATTTAGGATTTCCCGCATTCATCTTACTCACAACAGACAATGTTGTCTTGCAACAACAAACCTTAGATCGAGTTAGAGACGACTTAGACGGCTTCTGTATTTGTGGCGAAAACGACTCAGGCTTATTTATTGAAAATAGCCTTGTTAAGCCAGCCATTGTCGTTCTAAAGAAAAATGCAAGAGTACTAAGATTGTGGGCAAATGTATTTAATTCTACAGGCTTTATGAAGGGCAACCCTCTATTCATCGTTGATGATGAGGCGGATGCGGCTTCCTTAAATACTCTAATAAACCGTAATAGTCAGTCATCAATTAATAGATATCTGGATTCTATAAAAAATGGAGCATCAAGTAGCTTATACCTACAGGTTACAGGTACGCCTCAAGCAATCTTATTACAGACCCTTGCGTCTGGTTGGCATCCATATTTTACATACTACTTCCATCCAGGGGATGGATATTTAGGTGGAGACTTTTTCTTTCCAACAAGCGGTAAACCTGAATGCATTGATTTTCTTGAAACAATCAAACGACCGACACGAAGTGTTGTTATACGCCACCTTGCTGTATCTGCTCAGATTTTAGCATCAAAAGGAAAAGTATCAAATTGCCTTCTACATCCGAGCGTACGACAAAATGTCCACCAGCGTTTTGCTGACGATGTCGCAAAGGAACTAGATTGGTGTATGGAGCATATCAATACCGAATTCATCACAGAATTACAAACCCACTATGATTCTTTAGAACCCAACAAAAGTGAGAAACTTTCTTTTGAAGTTATCTATAAAACTACTAAGGATTTGTTGGAAAACAAAGGGATAAAAATTCTTGTTATGAATGGAAAAACAGATGTTGAGAGTCCAGATTATGCAACAGGCTGTAATTTTATCGTAGGCGGAAACACTCTAGGCCGAGGCGTAACTTTTCCAGGGCTACAGACAATTTATTATACAAGAACCAGCAAAAAGCCCCAGGCGGATACTATGTGGCAACATAGTAGGATGTTTGGTTATGACAGAGACTCTGGCATGATGAAGATATTTATAGATGAACAACTCTATAAATTATTTGCGGACATTAACGCAACTAATAATGCCATTATCGCACAAGTAGAGCAAGGAATTGAAAACATAAAAATTTATTATCCAATTGGATTGAATCCAACTCGTAGGAATGTTATTGATAACAAACGAGTCAATATTCTTTCAGGTGGAACGAACTATTATCCGTTCTATCCAGATAATAACACCATAGATGATATAACAAAACTATTGGAGCCTTTCTCTGATGATGATCCTTATTACCAGGTAAATTTGAGGTTAATTAAGAAAATATTATCCCACATTATTGCCAGCCCGGATTTCAAGTTAGATGCATTCCTTTCTGTCATTGATACACTGCTTTCAGAACAACCAGCTGGACAGGGGATTTTGATTGTCAGAAGAGGAAGAGATGTTGCACAAGGGACAGGAGCCTTGTTGTCTCCGAACGACTGGAAACTAGGTGGCACTTTCCATGACAAAGTAGTTTTGACCATGTATCAAGTAACTGGTACTAAGGGGTGGGGTGGAAAAGCTCTCTGGGTGCCGAATATTAAACTTCCTCATGATACAATGTATTATGATGTGTCTGAGGATGATATAGAAGAAGCATAG
- a CDS encoding helix-turn-helix domain-containing protein — MPEIGQMIKSRREAMGLSLKKLAIACGSSDSEIMKIENGTRKNPNWATLCEIARALNFHPFEILLAAGYISENDMHPNCQIHGLENLDDDGVAMVQLFIDFLTMRNGNKIGISKEGE; from the coding sequence ATGCCTGAGATAGGACAAATGATTAAAAGTCGTCGAGAAGCCATGGGGCTTTCTCTTAAAAAGTTAGCAATTGCTTGTGGCTCAAGCGACAGTGAAATAATGAAAATTGAGAACGGAACTAGAAAAAACCCTAATTGGGCAACATTATGTGAAATCGCACGTGCTTTAAATTTTCACCCGTTTGAAATATTGTTAGCCGCAGGTTATATATCAGAAAATGATATGCATCCCAATTGCCAGATTCATGGTTTAGAAAACTTAGATGATGACGGGGTAGCAATGGTGCAATTGTTCATAGATTTTTTGACTATGCGGAACGGTAATAAAATTGGTATTTCAAAGGAGGGAGAGTGA
- a CDS encoding ECF-type sigma factor, protein MKIRIQHENKSIYLEVPDEDFTLMIDADYEDRLSSVEEKETVARRSPQEIMDERFNKPEYNNWHKFDRHRGMPKKPFRKDDESEDATDHMDYFPDNTDEVTREKQEEYEYLCEIIRKTLKEKQAELLIAIFLDGVSVTEYAKREGVSKSAISHRLDTAKKNFKKVFPESSTFPSCHG, encoded by the coding sequence ATGAAAATTAGAATTCAGCACGAAAACAAATCTATCTATCTAGAGGTACCAGACGAGGACTTCACTTTAATGATTGATGCAGATTACGAGGACAGGCTATCTTCTGTCGAGGAGAAGGAAACTGTAGCACGCCGTTCACCACAAGAGATTATGGACGAGCGTTTCAACAAACCCGAGTACAATAACTGGCATAAATTTGATAGACACAGAGGGATGCCAAAGAAACCATTCCGCAAAGATGACGAATCTGAGGATGCAACGGATCATATGGACTATTTCCCTGATAACACCGATGAAGTGACTCGAGAGAAACAAGAAGAGTATGAATACCTCTGTGAAATTATCCGCAAGACCCTCAAGGAAAAACAAGCAGAGTTACTGATTGCTATATTCCTAGATGGTGTTTCGGTAACAGAGTATGCAAAGCGTGAAGGCGTCAGTAAAAGCGCCATTTCACACCGTTTAGATACAGCCAAGAAGAATTTCAAAAAAGTTTTTCCAGAATCCTCAACTTTCCCCTCTTGCCACGGCTAA
- the rlmD gene encoding 23S rRNA (uracil(1939)-C(5))-methyltransferase RlmD → MAKRRREYEVLIEDVAFPGMGVAKHNDREIYVKGAIPGQKVKVSGGRKKKGRLECPIREIIEEVDYKIEPLCSHFNDGCGGCSHQFIDYATQLKFKEKAVLNLFNQKKIESYEYLGIEKSEKQFEYRNKMEFTFGDLEKGGELTLGMHAKGKSFGILTVNKCQLVDNDFRLILDAVLKFAKENNLPHYRIMSREGFLRNLVVRKGENTNELMINLVTTTQMKVDFSELVNTIKSLPLKNELVSFLHTSNDSLSEAVIIDKLDILYGRDYIYDKLFDLKFKITPMSFFQTNTKGAERLYSIVKDFMGDSEDKVVFDLYCGTGTIGQIVAPNAKKVIGIELVEEAVESAKINSKLNNLNNTEFIAGDVGEVIKTLKVKPDIIIVDPPRAGVSPKALDYLVKFNAKEIIYVSCNPVSLVDNLVQFKEYGYEVEKVKLMDMFPNTPHVECVVLMSRVEK, encoded by the coding sequence ATGGCAAAAAGAAGACGTGAATATGAAGTACTTATAGAAGATGTAGCATTTCCAGGAATGGGAGTAGCAAAACATAACGATAGAGAAATATATGTAAAAGGTGCTATTCCTGGACAGAAGGTAAAGGTCTCTGGTGGAAGAAAGAAAAAAGGTAGACTAGAATGTCCTATAAGAGAAATTATTGAAGAGGTTGATTATAAGATAGAACCACTATGTTCTCATTTTAATGATGGATGTGGAGGATGTTCACATCAATTTATCGATTATGCCACACAACTTAAATTTAAAGAAAAGGCTGTTTTAAATTTATTTAATCAAAAGAAAATAGAATCTTATGAGTATTTAGGAATTGAAAAAAGTGAAAAACAATTTGAATATAGAAATAAGATGGAATTTACCTTTGGTGACCTTGAAAAAGGAGGAGAATTAACCCTTGGTATGCATGCTAAAGGAAAAAGTTTTGGAATTTTGACTGTGAATAAGTGTCAACTAGTAGATAATGATTTTAGATTGATCCTTGATGCTGTTTTAAAGTTTGCTAAAGAAAATAATCTACCACATTATAGAATTATGTCTAGAGAAGGATTCCTTAGAAATTTAGTAGTAAGAAAAGGCGAAAATACAAATGAACTTATGATTAATCTTGTTACTACTACACAGATGAAAGTTGATTTTTCTGAATTAGTTAATACAATAAAGTCATTACCACTAAAAAATGAATTAGTATCATTTTTACATACAAGTAATGATAGTTTATCTGAAGCAGTTATAATAGATAAATTAGACATATTATATGGTAGAGATTATATTTATGATAAGTTATTTGATCTTAAATTTAAGATAACGCCAATGTCGTTTTTTCAAACAAACACGAAAGGTGCCGAGAGACTATATTCAATTGTAAAAGATTTTATGGGAGACAGTGAAGATAAAGTAGTTTTTGACTTATATTGTGGAACAGGTACAATTGGACAGATTGTTGCACCGAATGCTAAGAAAGTAATCGGAATCGAACTTGTAGAAGAAGCAGTAGAAAGTGCAAAAATTAACTCTAAGCTAAATAACTTAAATAATACTGAATTTATTGCAGGAGATGTTGGTGAGGTAATTAAAACATTGAAGGTTAAACCTGACATTATAATAGTAGATCCACCAAGAGCTGGTGTATCACCAAAAGCATTAGATTATTTAGTTAAATTCAATGCAAAAGAAATTATTTATGTTTCATGCAATCCTGTATCTTTAGTTGATAACTTAGTACAATTTAAGGAATATGGATACGAAGTAGAAAAAGTGAAACTGATGGATATGTTCCCAAACACTCCACACGTTGAGTGTGTTGTCTTGATGTCAAGGGTTGAGAAATAA
- a CDS encoding restriction endonuclease PLD domain-containing protein, translating to MKLLYSNILPLGTSEGQQTIINCFNEQIAKSDRVEIAVGYISRAALEELDNLVEEHNISSICLTIGMYFIEGMPEGSYNTALEINKKWTETGIGEIKIVKAFKYHGKVYCFYKDGQPFSAIIGSANLGVIKLDANNRRQYEISSVTDDATECKEIAEFLEKLKAQNCSGNIANIIGMPIVREVNTSLSGIDTVTQIPQTGVQLYEQHKTDVSFVLPLKVPAYDERHMDDGKHFTKSNINVSYAAPRSKRKSRDWYETQLTVSKAITRSEGYPEKNKPFFVVTDDGYWFKAHTTSDGNKQFSAVGDELILGRWIKGRLAAAGLVTPVNDTQADTDREGMITKEMLQAYGCDSLVLSKTDQKALDEDGTELDVWVLSFETITNE from the coding sequence ATGAAACTGTTATATTCAAACATCCTACCTCTTGGAACATCAGAGGGTCAACAAACAATTATAAATTGTTTTAACGAGCAAATTGCAAAATCAGACCGTGTTGAAATTGCGGTTGGATATATTTCTCGTGCTGCCTTGGAAGAACTCGACAATCTGGTCGAAGAGCATAATATATCTAGTATATGCCTTACCATTGGAATGTACTTCATCGAAGGAATGCCAGAAGGATCATATAATACTGCTTTAGAAATCAACAAAAAATGGACAGAGACTGGTATAGGTGAAATTAAGATCGTAAAAGCATTCAAATATCATGGAAAAGTATACTGCTTTTATAAAGATGGGCAACCTTTTTCTGCTATTATTGGTTCCGCAAACTTAGGTGTAATCAAATTAGATGCTAATAACCGTAGGCAATATGAAATCTCATCGGTTACTGATGATGCTACTGAATGTAAAGAAATTGCTGAATTTTTAGAGAAGCTAAAGGCTCAGAACTGCTCTGGTAATATTGCTAACATTATAGGAATGCCAATAGTCAGGGAAGTTAACACATCACTTAGTGGCATTGATACGGTAACACAGATTCCCCAAACTGGTGTACAGCTTTATGAACAGCATAAAACAGACGTTTCTTTTGTACTGCCATTAAAAGTTCCTGCTTACGATGAGCGGCATATGGACGATGGTAAGCATTTCACAAAGTCGAATATAAATGTTAGCTATGCCGCACCACGAAGTAAAAGGAAATCCCGTGATTGGTACGAAACTCAATTGACTGTTAGCAAAGCGATAACTCGTTCAGAAGGTTACCCTGAAAAAAACAAGCCTTTTTTTGTTGTAACCGATGATGGCTATTGGTTTAAAGCTCATACCACAAGCGATGGCAATAAACAATTCAGTGCTGTTGGCGATGAACTCATTCTTGGTCGTTGGATTAAAGGTAGACTTGCAGCAGCAGGTTTAGTAACACCAGTTAATGACACCCAAGCTGATACTGATCGTGAGGGAATGATTACGAAAGAAATGTTACAAGCATACGGTTGCGATAGCCTTGTACTTTCAAAAACAGATCAGAAAGCATTGGACGAAGATGGCACCGAGCTTGATGTGTGGGTTTTATCGTTTGAAACAATTACTAACGAATGA